The Flavobacterium sp. M31R6 nucleotide sequence GGCTGCGGTATTGATTTTAGTTGGTTACAAATTAGCAAAACCAGCAACATTCAAGCATTTTTGGCACTATGGTAAATATCAGTTTTTACCTTTTATAGCTACTTTTTTAGGTGTTGTATTTACAGATTTATTGAAAGGAGTGGCTTTAGGAATTGCAATTAGCATTGTGTTTATTTTAAGAGGAAATCTTAAAAGAGCCTATAGTTTTAGAAAAGAGGAGTATCTCGATGGCGACGTTATTAACATTGACTTGGCTCAAGAAGTTTCTTTTTTGAATAAAGCGGCTATCAAATTAACATTGGCAAATATCCCTGAAAACAGTAAAGTTGTTATCAATGCCCATGATACTGTTTATATAGCTCACGATATTTTGGATTTAATCCATGAATTTAAATCAACAAGAGCTGTCGATGAAAACATAAAGGTGAAGCTAAAAGGATTCAAAAAAGAATATGCCTTAGAGAATAGCGCAGAAACTCAAAACCATGTAAGCATAGAGCACCATTACGATTTTGTAAAAAGAGAAATCGTAGAAAAGAAGGTTGTAAAAGAAGAGTTTCCAGAATAATTTGTGATTTTAAAAGTATTAAGACTTTTATACTTTTCTTTGTATTATATTTAATTTGAAAAAAAACAGACTAATAAAAAAAAACTAAAATGAGTGATTTCTATAAAAAAATACTAGACAATAATAAAAAATGGGTAGAAGATCAATTAGAATTGGACCCAGAATATTTTAAAGATTTGGCTTTGGGGCAAACACCACCATTATTATGGATTGGATGTTCGGATAGTCGTGTTCCTGCAAATGAAATTATAGGTGCCAAACCAGGAGAGGTGTTTGTTCATAGAAACATTGCCAACATGGTTATTCATTCGGATATGAATATGTTGAGTGTACTTGATTATGCCGTAAATGTGTTGAAAGTAAAACACGTTATTGTTTGTGGTCATTATGGTTGCGGTGGAGTAAAAGCGGCAATGGGTAACGACTCAATAGGTATCATTGATAACTGGATTCGTCACATAAAAGATGTATATCGTTTACATGATAGATATTTAAATTCTATAGTAAACGAGGACGAACGTTTTAATGCTTTTGTAGAAATCAATGTAAAAGAACAGGTATTTGACTTGGCTAAAACATCCATTATACAATCCGCTTGGAAGAATGGCACAGAAGTAACTATTCACGGATGGGTTTACGGTCTAAATTCAGGTTTTGTTACTGATTTGGGAGTTAATTTTAGTTCAGATAAGGATTTGGATGAAGTGTATCAGTTGAATTTCAAAGAATAATAATGTGTTCTATTATAAGTAGCTATGGTAAAAAAAAGAGGCTGTCTATTTAGACAGCCTCTTTTATGTTTAATCTTCATTATCCAAATTTTCATTGAATGAAGAAGGTAATAGTGTTGGGATAAATTTAATCAAAATGGGAAGCAATAAACTGCCCCCGGGAAGTAAGAATATGGTCAGTGATGGCACAGTTTTGCAAATATCCAATAATTGTTTTTTTACCTTTTTCTTTTCTTTTTC carries:
- the can gene encoding carbonate dehydratase — its product is MSDFYKKILDNNKKWVEDQLELDPEYFKDLALGQTPPLLWIGCSDSRVPANEIIGAKPGEVFVHRNIANMVIHSDMNMLSVLDYAVNVLKVKHVIVCGHYGCGGVKAAMGNDSIGIIDNWIRHIKDVYRLHDRYLNSIVNEDERFNAFVEINVKEQVFDLAKTSIIQSAWKNGTEVTIHGWVYGLNSGFVTDLGVNFSSDKDLDEVYQLNFKE